In Nitrospira sp., one genomic interval encodes:
- a CDS encoding cytochrome-b5 reductase has translation MVGDAVTLIKTKQPIPYRITAVTADTHDTSTFRFELPPGATLDFLPGDHLYVHATVNGKTVKRPYTPSSMPGTVGYFELTVKRYETGTVSKYLHEQKVGDSVTMSGPNSGGHWADGMAKRVGLVAGGSGITPMISIIRWILTQRLEVELFLLYANKTEADIIFQEEWERNRRDYRNFHCYHVLGDPPAGWQQGSGRITEDMLRQQLPAPGPDTVVFVCGPPPMVDAIEQSLKAIGHAEQAIILP, from the coding sequence ATGGTCGGCGACGCAGTCACCCTCATCAAGACGAAACAGCCCATTCCCTACCGCATTACGGCCGTCACCGCCGATACCCACGACACCAGCACCTTCCGCTTTGAGTTGCCTCCCGGCGCCACCTTGGACTTTCTGCCCGGCGATCACCTCTATGTCCATGCCACGGTGAATGGCAAAACGGTCAAGCGGCCCTACACGCCCTCCTCGATGCCCGGCACCGTCGGGTATTTCGAGTTGACGGTGAAGCGCTATGAGACCGGCACCGTGTCGAAGTATCTGCACGAGCAGAAGGTGGGCGACAGTGTGACGATGAGCGGACCAAATTCCGGGGGGCATTGGGCGGACGGGATGGCGAAGCGGGTCGGTCTCGTGGCGGGAGGGAGCGGGATCACCCCGATGATCTCCATCATCCGCTGGATTTTAACCCAGCGTCTGGAGGTGGAACTGTTCCTCCTCTATGCGAACAAGACCGAGGCTGACATTATTTTCCAGGAGGAGTGGGAACGGAACCGGCGCGACTATCGCAATTTCCACTGTTACCATGTGTTGGGCGATCCGCCGGCCGGATGGCAGCAGGGGAGCGGGAGGATCACGGAAGACATGCTCCGGCAACAGCTGCCCGCGCCCGGTCCTGACACAGTGGTGTTTGTGTGCGGTCCCCCGCCGATGGTCGATGCCATCGAGCAGAGTCTCAAGGCCATCGGTCATGCCGAGCAGGCGATCATCCTGCCCTGA
- a CDS encoding glycosyltransferase family 1 protein yields the protein MKILHLGNPYFRQDFKALGHDVIWAAHAPGADLVLPGTVMSRHALLAQLPPQWFPDLVLLGDDSIQPKIVGLESLPVPLVWYAIDSHLHARWHRSYAAVFDVILVAQKNWLPIYRADGDRQVVAWGPLFCNVSEDRVLGLERTVPLTFVGTMNAAWNPRRVELVARIQARYPLTVQSGAYCEPFNRSMMVLNQSVADDINFRTFQAMACGALLLTERVDNGFDELFIDRTHCVVYGRDCAEQAVELAEYYQAHAAERECIARQGYEAVMAAHTSRHRAEFILHLLSTRPLHDWIGRRCARQLSIQSHLASVYEISARKYQHAAKPTEAAAVNPQLAAVAEQYRFLADTIREQLGQTAAA from the coding sequence ATGAAAATTCTGCATCTCGGCAACCCCTATTTCCGCCAGGACTTCAAGGCCCTGGGCCATGACGTCATCTGGGCGGCCCATGCGCCGGGCGCAGACCTCGTATTGCCGGGCACGGTGATGAGCCGCCATGCGTTGTTGGCGCAATTGCCGCCCCAGTGGTTTCCCGATCTGGTTCTGCTGGGAGACGACAGCATCCAACCGAAGATCGTGGGGTTGGAGTCGTTGCCGGTGCCGCTGGTGTGGTATGCGATCGATTCGCACCTCCATGCGCGTTGGCATCGCTCCTACGCAGCAGTGTTTGACGTGATCTTAGTGGCGCAAAAAAATTGGCTGCCGATCTATCGTGCCGACGGCGATCGTCAAGTCGTCGCGTGGGGACCGCTCTTTTGTAACGTGTCGGAGGACCGTGTCTTGGGGTTGGAACGGACGGTTCCCTTGACGTTCGTGGGAACGATGAATGCCGCCTGGAATCCTCGGCGCGTGGAATTGGTCGCACGCATCCAAGCCCGTTACCCGCTGACAGTACAATCCGGCGCCTATTGCGAGCCGTTCAATCGCTCCATGATGGTGTTGAACCAATCGGTGGCGGACGACATCAACTTCAGAACGTTCCAGGCCATGGCCTGCGGGGCTCTGCTGCTGACCGAACGGGTGGACAACGGGTTCGATGAGCTGTTTATCGATCGCACCCACTGCGTGGTCTATGGGCGGGATTGCGCCGAGCAGGCGGTGGAACTGGCCGAGTACTACCAGGCCCATGCCGCAGAGCGGGAGTGCATCGCCCGGCAGGGTTATGAAGCGGTGATGGCGGCACACACGAGCCGACACCGAGCCGAATTCATTTTGCACCTCCTGTCGACTCGTCCCCTGCACGATTGGATTGGCCGCCGTTGCGCTCGACAACTGTCCATTCAGTCGCACCTCGCCTCGGTCTACGAGATCTCCGCGCGCAAGTATCAGCATGCGGCTAAACCGACGGAGGCGGCTGCCGTCAATCCGCAGCTCGCCGCCGTTGCCGAGCAATATCGGTTTCTCGCCGACACCATCCGTGAGCAGTTGGGGCAGACGGCGGCCGCCTAA
- a CDS encoding metal-dependent hydrolase — protein sequence MASAFSHAVVALALGRAVPNGLFDGRVLWIGALCAILPDADVLGFSIGIAYGDLWGHRGMTHSLVFALLLGVAVAAVGYRDRPAQLRLWLAGYFAACTASHGLLDAMTSGGLGVAFFAPFDPTRYFFPLRPVLVSPVGVGEFFSRYGLHVIGSEILWIWGPALAWFLLCRGLWTIRLRKVPAGPFQPTQPD from the coding sequence ATGGCCTCGGCCTTCTCCCATGCCGTCGTGGCGCTCGCGTTGGGCCGTGCCGTTCCCAACGGTCTTTTCGACGGGCGCGTCCTCTGGATCGGGGCGCTGTGCGCGATCCTGCCCGACGCGGATGTGCTGGGATTTTCCATAGGGATTGCCTACGGTGATTTGTGGGGCCATCGCGGGATGACCCATTCCCTGGTTTTTGCCCTCTTGCTGGGCGTGGCCGTGGCGGCAGTGGGTTATCGTGACCGTCCGGCGCAGCTGCGTCTGTGGTTGGCGGGCTATTTCGCGGCCTGCACGGCTTCTCATGGGCTCCTCGATGCGATGACCAGCGGCGGCTTGGGTGTCGCCTTCTTTGCTCCATTCGATCCCACACGATACTTTTTTCCCCTGCGTCCGGTGCTGGTGTCGCCTGTCGGTGTCGGTGAGTTCTTCAGCCGGTACGGCCTGCACGTCATAGGAAGCGAAATCCTGTGGATTTGGGGTCCGGCCTTGGCCTGGTTCCTCCTCTGTCGCGGCCTCTGGACCATTCGGCTTCGAAAGGTTCCGGCGGGGCCCTTTCAGCCGACTCAGCCTGACTGA